The following are from one region of the Roseobacter fucihabitans genome:
- a CDS encoding taurine ABC transporter ATP-binding protein — protein sequence MTGLSINNLSMRFDLPNGDHVQALQDVSIDLKAGELLSVLGPSGCGKTTLLNIVAGFLAPTSGELILNGHKVTGPDAERGMVFQQGALFEWMSVRENVAFGPSMKGMPKAEKDEIVNHLLDVVGLQDFKEKAVYELSGGMQQRVALARCLANDPDVILMDEPLGALDALTREKMQSLVLKLWKETGKTIILITHSVEEALLLGERLIVMAPRPGRIHTEYRLPFADLGVDADLREVKKHPDFGPKREEILNMIWDMEEEIMGAKEDAA from the coding sequence ATGACCGGATTATCCATAAACAACCTTTCCATGCGTTTTGATCTGCCCAACGGCGATCATGTGCAGGCTTTGCAAGACGTCTCCATCGACCTCAAGGCGGGCGAATTGCTCAGCGTGTTGGGCCCGTCGGGCTGTGGCAAGACGACGCTTTTAAACATCGTGGCGGGGTTTCTGGCACCGACCAGCGGTGAATTGATCCTGAACGGGCATAAGGTCACCGGGCCGGACGCCGAACGCGGCATGGTGTTCCAGCAGGGCGCGTTGTTTGAGTGGATGTCGGTGCGCGAGAACGTGGCCTTTGGCCCCTCGATGAAGGGTATGCCGAAGGCTGAAAAAGACGAGATCGTGAACCACCTGCTGGATGTTGTGGGTTTGCAGGACTTCAAGGAAAAGGCGGTTTATGAATTGTCGGGCGGGATGCAGCAGCGCGTGGCGCTGGCGCGGTGTCTGGCCAATGACCCGGACGTGATACTGATGGATGAACCGCTGGGCGCGCTGGATGCGCTGACCCGCGAGAAGATGCAATCGCTGGTGCTCAAGCTGTGGAAAGAGACCGGCAAGACGATCATCCTGATTACCCACTCGGTTGAGGAGGCGCTGCTTCTGGGCGAACGCCTCATCGTGATGGCACCGCGTCCCGGACGCATCCACACCGAATATCGCCTGCCGTTCGCCGACCTTGGTGTTGATGCGGACCTGCGCGAGGTCAAGAAGCACCCTGATTTCGGGCCAAAGCGCGAAGAGATATTGAACATGATTTGGGACATGGAAGAAGAAATAATGGGCGCAAAGGAGGACGCGGCATGA
- a CDS encoding ABC transporter permease, with product MIPLLIYILIFIAAFFIVTKVVQRAGAKDYTSLKTVTFGDESAVRPNRAAGVISVLSIFLLWGIFTGSNLLPGFLHAPGPFEGTTTFTYTAQGDGQSDDATVTVVVHPREQATDAPEVDPGEGFAKNDTAAIAQWRTGLIRVDSNDTLGRDEGVTVVAINGQSIAPGQTVQVDGGTVTLSDRGTPNFAPTRGWQMEPLYLPAPEAVWTRTLDIMSEGFRNFTLLEHLGFSLFRVVVGFMLGAIVGIPLGYAMGLSDWFRGWFDPIVEFMRPVPPLALIPLVIIWAGIGEAGKIILLFLAALWIMAIAARSGVSGVKISKVHAAYSLGASKWQIMRHVIVPNSLPEIFTGARVAMGVCWGTVVAAELVAAEQGAGMMIMTASKFQNTDIVIMGIILIGVIGFGIDMLMRAAERMLVPWKGKG from the coding sequence ATGATCCCCCTGCTGATCTATATCCTCATTTTCATCGCGGCGTTTTTCATTGTAACCAAGGTGGTCCAGCGCGCCGGGGCAAAGGATTATACCTCGCTGAAAACCGTTACTTTTGGGGATGAAAGTGCCGTGCGCCCCAACCGGGCGGCCGGGGTTATATCGGTCCTGAGCATCTTTTTGTTGTGGGGTATCTTTACCGGCTCCAACCTGCTGCCAGGGTTCCTGCATGCGCCGGGCCCGTTTGAGGGGACCACGACATTCACCTATACCGCCCAGGGCGATGGCCAGTCCGATGATGCGACGGTGACGGTGGTGGTGCATCCGCGCGAGCAGGCGACCGACGCCCCCGAGGTGGACCCCGGCGAAGGGTTTGCCAAAAACGATACGGCCGCGATTGCGCAGTGGCGCACGGGCCTGATCCGCGTGGACAGCAATGATACGTTGGGGCGCGATGAGGGTGTGACGGTGGTTGCGATCAACGGGCAGAGTATCGCGCCCGGCCAGACCGTGCAGGTCGATGGCGGCACCGTGACGCTGAGTGATCGGGGCACGCCCAACTTCGCGCCGACCAGAGGGTGGCAGATGGAACCTTTGTATCTGCCAGCACCGGAGGCTGTTTGGACCCGCACGCTGGATATTATGAGCGAGGGTTTCCGGAATTTCACCTTGCTGGAGCATCTGGGTTTTTCGCTTTTCCGTGTGGTGGTCGGATTTATGCTGGGCGCAATCGTCGGGATTCCTCTGGGCTATGCCATGGGTCTGAGCGATTGGTTCCGCGGCTGGTTTGACCCAATCGTCGAATTCATGCGCCCGGTGCCGCCGCTTGCATTGATCCCGCTGGTGATCATCTGGGCCGGGATCGGGGAGGCGGGCAAGATCATCCTGCTGTTCCTGGCGGCGCTGTGGATCATGGCGATTGCGGCGCGTTCGGGTGTGTCGGGCGTCAAGATTTCGAAGGTGCACGCGGCCTATAGCCTCGGGGCCAGCAAGTGGCAGATCATGCGTCATGTCATCGTGCCTAACTCCCTGCCGGAGATTTTCACCGGTGCGCGCGTCGCGATGGGGGTTTGCTGGGGCACTGTCGTGGCCGCTGAACTGGTCGCGGCGGAGCAGGGTGCGGGGATGATGATCATGACCGCCTCGAAATTCCAGAACACTGATATTGTGATCATGGGCATCATTCTGATCGGGGTCATCGGTTTCGGTATCGACATGCTGATGCGCGCCGCCGAACGTATGCTGGTCCCGTGGAAGGGCAAAGGCTGA
- a CDS encoding ABC transporter substrate-binding protein: protein MIKKTTCGFIAGAVMAMSAQTASAEITAGYFLEWPMPFLAAKASGAYDEALGMKVNWVSFETGTAMSAAMASGDVQLSLSQGVPPFVVAASGGQDIQVVDVAVSYSDNDNCVVSAGLEIDKDSAGELAGKKVAVPLGTAAHYGFLRQMDHFGIPLDSLQVVDMAPPEGAAALSQGAVDFACGYGGGLGRMKEYGNVLLTGDEKEELGILVFDVTSAPASFIAENGDTVAKFLAVTAAANEAWNTNPTDEMMTVIAEQAGMDLDAAKSAIATMKFPGVDDQLSEAWLGGNAATFMKGVADVFVEAGSIDSALDSYEDAVNTGPLTAAKGM, encoded by the coding sequence ATGATCAAAAAGACAACATGCGGATTTATCGCAGGCGCCGTCATGGCGATGAGCGCTCAAACCGCCTCGGCTGAAATCACCGCCGGGTATTTCCTCGAATGGCCCATGCCCTTCCTGGCGGCAAAAGCCTCGGGTGCCTATGATGAAGCACTGGGCATGAAAGTGAACTGGGTTTCCTTCGAAACCGGCACGGCGATGTCCGCGGCGATGGCGTCCGGGGATGTGCAATTGTCCTTGTCCCAAGGTGTGCCGCCTTTCGTTGTGGCGGCCTCCGGCGGTCAGGACATTCAGGTCGTGGACGTCGCGGTCAGCTATTCTGACAATGATAACTGCGTCGTGTCGGCGGGGCTGGAAATCGACAAAGACTCTGCGGGTGAATTGGCCGGTAAGAAAGTCGCGGTGCCTTTGGGCACAGCTGCGCATTATGGTTTCCTGCGCCAGATGGACCATTTCGGCATCCCGCTCGATAGCCTTCAGGTTGTTGACATGGCCCCCCCAGAGGGTGCGGCGGCGTTGAGCCAGGGCGCGGTTGATTTCGCCTGTGGCTATGGCGGTGGTTTGGGCCGCATGAAGGAATACGGCAACGTATTGTTGACCGGGGATGAAAAAGAAGAGTTGGGCATTCTGGTGTTTGATGTAACGTCGGCACCGGCGTCTTTCATCGCTGAAAATGGTGACACGGTTGCCAAGTTCCTGGCCGTAACAGCGGCCGCCAATGAGGCGTGGAACACCAATCCAACCGACGAAATGATGACGGTGATTGCCGAGCAGGCGGGCATGGACCTGGATGCCGCGAAATCCGCGATTGCGACCATGAAATTCCCCGGCGTTGACGATCAGCTCTCCGAGGCATGGTTGGGTGGCAATGCCGCCACCTTCATGAAGGGTGTGGCGGATGTGTTTGTTGAGGCCGGATCCATTGATTCCGCGCTCGACAGCTATGAAGATGCGGTCAACACGGGTCCGCTGACAGCTGCCAAAGGCATGTAA
- a CDS encoding VPLPA-CTERM sorting domain-containing protein: MAATQTFDITGDFSGGQLGDVSFDFTVTHDFSMDVGLGGQTTGLTVNSFASSEVAGDPIALTAVGQDYRFSYTLANDLLFFGGGSLFGIAGDSTDFQLSIGSFIGGSSIAGAIDSISSTGATSNANVTNLSITEVSAVPLPASALLVLGGLGGMATLRRRRRAA; the protein is encoded by the coding sequence GTGGCCGCCACGCAAACCTTCGACATCACCGGCGACTTCTCGGGTGGGCAGTTGGGGGATGTTTCGTTTGACTTTACCGTGACCCACGACTTCAGCATGGATGTCGGCCTTGGCGGCCAGACTACGGGTTTGACGGTAAACAGCTTTGCCTCATCTGAGGTCGCTGGCGATCCAATTGCTTTGACAGCCGTTGGGCAGGATTATAGATTTTCATACACCCTGGCCAACGACTTACTGTTTTTTGGCGGTGGGTCTCTTTTCGGGATTGCCGGAGACAGCACCGATTTTCAATTGTCCATAGGCAGTTTCATAGGTGGTTCATCTATAGCGGGAGCCATTGATTCAATATCCAGCACTGGCGCTACAAGCAACGCTAATGTAACGAATTTGTCGATCACAGAAGTTTCCGCAGTACCGCTGCCCGCCTCAGCCCTTCTGGTGCTCGGTGGCCTCGGCGGCATGGCCACCCTACGCCGGCGTCGCCGCGCCGCCTGA